One Paenibacillus riograndensis SBR5 DNA segment encodes these proteins:
- a CDS encoding diacylglycerol/lipid kinase family protein, with the protein MTQATIIVNPSSGKEEALDYLRSVEELLQSHGYEVTVKETQKEGDATGYSIAACEAEADMIVSIGGDGTLHETINGLSGQAHQPKLGIIPLGTVNDFARALQIPLIPEEAVRTLASTRVQLVDAGRLNNGLFINVVAAGKLAESLTSVSSDDKSRLGALAYFKEGIKELAGNASHPLTIQHDGETWAGETPLFLAALTNSVGGFEKLAPEAAVDDGLIHCYIIKDLHFFNTLTVSLSVLLGNLKNHKDVEYFTAGEVTISSSDTVRTNVDGEEGPALPIRLSVLPRHIRVVVPDSL; encoded by the coding sequence ATGACGCAGGCCACGATCATTGTTAACCCCTCTTCGGGCAAGGAGGAAGCGCTCGACTATCTCAGGAGTGTGGAAGAGCTGCTGCAGAGTCATGGCTATGAAGTTACGGTCAAGGAGACGCAAAAAGAAGGCGATGCCACCGGTTACAGCATCGCTGCATGCGAAGCGGAGGCCGACATGATCGTGTCCATCGGCGGGGACGGCACGCTTCATGAAACGATCAACGGCCTCTCCGGCCAGGCACATCAGCCGAAGCTGGGGATTATTCCGCTCGGCACGGTGAATGATTTCGCCCGCGCGCTGCAGATCCCGCTGATTCCCGAAGAAGCCGTCCGGACGCTGGCTTCCACCCGGGTACAGCTAGTGGACGCAGGCAGGCTGAACAACGGCCTGTTCATCAACGTGGTCGCCGCAGGGAAGCTTGCTGAATCGCTCACCTCCGTATCTTCGGATGACAAGTCCAGACTCGGCGCGCTGGCATACTTCAAGGAGGGCATCAAAGAGCTTGCAGGCAATGCATCCCACCCCCTCACCATACAGCATGACGGGGAGACCTGGGCGGGGGAGACTCCGCTTTTCCTCGCCGCATTGACCAACTCGGTAGGCGGCTTCGAGAAACTGGCTCCCGAAGCCGCTGTCGACGACGGCTTGATTCATTGCTACATCATTAAGGATCTTCATTTCTTCAACACGCTTACAGTCAGCCTTTCCGTACTGCTGGGCAATCTGAAGAACCATAAGGACGTGGAATATTTCACCGCGGGCGAAGTCACAATAAGCTCATCGGATACCGTACGAACCAATGTGGACGGTGAAGAAGGACCGGCTCTGCCGATCAGGCTGAGCGTCCTTCCCCGCCATATTCGCGTGGTGGTGCCGGATTCATTATGA